ATCAGTGGGtcgtaaaaatgtattatagttTTCAAGATCCCATTAACCTGTATTTAATAATGGAGTTTCTTCCAGGCGGTATGTCACTTTCCTTTTCGTATCGTTTCTTTCTATCGAAATATCGATTCGACAAACGCGATCGCGTACATTTGCAGGTGACATGATGACATTGCTGATGAAGAAGGACACGCTGTCCGAAGAGTGCACGCAGTTTTACATTTCCGAAACGGCGCTAGCGATCGATTCTATTCATAAGCTAGGATTCATTCACAGGTAAGGCACGGTTTACTGATACGCGAGCGTAACGATTCCAAAGAGAAATCGAGATATAACGCTGATTTTTCCGACGATTTGTTCGCAGAGACATCAAACCGGACAATCTGTTGCTGGACGCGCGGGGTCACATAAAGCTCTCTGATTTTGGCCTGTGCACGGGACTGAAGAAATCTCATAGAACCGATTTCTACAGAGACCTCAGTCAAGCTAAACCTTCCGACTTCAGTGAGTAATTACCGAGTTCGCGATTCGTCCAGTTGCCTCGATCACGAAATAACCTTAACCGTTGCGTCGAACGTACTTCCCGATACTCGAGCGTAAGCCGTGTCCTTCTTTTCCATTCGAGTTTCGACGCTAAAAATACGGTCAACTTTTTCGAGGTCGAACGACTCGGCGATCGGTGATTTACGCTCGAAAGTCACCGACTACTTTCGACGCGACGATCCAGAATGCGAAATACCGAAAACAATCGAGCTTCGATCGTTTTCCGTAGTGACATCCTGTGGAAGCGGAAGCGGCGGAGCGATGGACAGCAAAAGGAGAGCCGAAAGTTGGAAAAGAAACCGAAGAGCGTTAGCGTACAGCACAGTGGGAACACCGGACTACATAGCTCCAGAAGTATTTTTACAGACCGGTTACGGTCCTGCCTGCGACTGTTGGTCCTTGGGGGTTATCATGTACGAAATGCTCATAGGTATTGTACCGAGACATCTCGTTCTTCCTAATCGATATTTTTTTGCTCGTGAAATCTTGATACGACGCTCGAGCTCGTTAACCTGCGAGCGAACAAACGAAATCACCGAATCTGTTTCAGGATACCCTCCGTTCTGCAGTGAAAATCCTCAGGAAACTTACAGAAAAGTGATGAACTGGAGAGAAACTTTGGTGTTTCCACCGGAGGTTCCCATCAGCGAAGAAGCTAAAGACACCATAATCAGATTCTGCTGCGAGGCCGACAGAAGATTAGGTTAATATCTCGATCACGTTCGCAGTGTCGAGCGATTGTTTCGTAACGATTAATCGTATGCACGATCGTTTATCTCAGGTGCGCAAAGAGGCATCGAGGAACTGAAATTAGCCCCCTTCTTCCGCGGAGTCGATTGGGAGCACATCAGAGAACGACCGGCCGCGATACCCGTCGAAGTGCGTTCGATCGACGACACCTCCAATTTCGACGAATTTCCCGacgtgaaattggaaattcgtaCGTATCAACGACCATAGCGAATATTCGTTCTGTTCTGCACGGTTAATCGTAACAACGCTGGAATGTTTCTGTTACAGCATCCGCCCCGATGCCTCAAGACGGAGAGGTAATATACAAGGATTGGGTATTCATCAATTACACGTTTAAGCGATTCGAAGGTTTGACGCAACGAGGCACGCCGACCAAGAAATAGCAACGCTCCATTTCATGCTCGGTTTCAACCAGTCAGCAGTCTGACGCAACTGGAATTCCGGCCTTGGTACATCACCCGTACCCTCCGTTGTCATCGGCGGTACCATCACGGATGGACGGCTGATCCGTTTCGTCTTTCGAACACGGCCCATTCGGTCATCGGGAACGAGTCGTTCTTGCGTGTACGTACGCGACGTAGCGAGTACGATGCGCGTACGTATATGTTCAAGGAAGAAACGAGGAGGGTtcaagaagaggaggaggaggtggatcaggagaagaggaaagaaaatGGAAACGAACATGACATGACGATAATCAACGAGCCGTGTCGTTTGTTATTTATAAAGGGACAAAGAACGGAACGATAACAAGATTCCTGAGACGAGCGAGTGCGAAAACTCTGATGCACATGTGATAAGGAAGAAGCGACGTATTTTCATGCGCACCGTAATCATTAGCGATTTTCAGTTATTGtatcaaagaaaaaagaa
The Megachile rotundata isolate GNS110a chromosome 5, iyMegRotu1, whole genome shotgun sequence DNA segment above includes these coding regions:
- the trc gene encoding serine/threonine-protein kinase tricornered isoform X4; this encodes MGVAEDETPSSLTSHPNPNVNNPNQEGVLEMAATESTIRFSGHTLDKATKAKVTLENYYSNLIAQHIERKQRLAKLEESLKDEGLSEQQKQEKRLQHAQKETEFLRLKRSRLGVEDFEPLKVIGRGAFGEVRLVQKKDTGHVYAMKILRKADMLEKEQVAHVRAERDVLVEADHQWVVKMYYSFQDPINLYLIMEFLPGGDMMTLLMKKDTLSEECTQFYISETALAIDSIHKLGFIHRDIKPDNLLLDARGHIKLSDFGLCTGLKKSHRTDFYRDLSQAKPSDFMTSCGSGSGGAMDSKRRAESWKRNRRALAYSTVGTPDYIAPEVFLQTGYGPACDCWSLGVIMYEMLIGYPPFCSENPQETYRKVMNWRETLVFPPEVPISEEAKDTIIRFCCEADRRLGAQRGIEELKLAPFFRGVDWEHIRERPAAIPVEVRSIDDTSNFDEFPDVKLEIPSAPMPQDGEVIYKDWVFINYTFKRFEGLTQRGTPTKK
- the trc gene encoding serine/threonine-protein kinase tricornered isoform X1, with product MIFPFCGFVFDSSDERAKQMPVASEDWVPHPAKITSSITTVKGTTIQSTTTAWMSPYSRAPPSECSAPNNIHNNNNNNNNNNSHNNNNNNNNGVVILEGCRPPAATTARRFLRWFSRLGQPPMGKSGVLEMAATESTIRFSGHTLDKATKAKVTLENYYSNLIAQHIERKQRLAKLEESLKDEGLSEQQKQEKRLQHAQKETEFLRLKRSRLGVEDFEPLKVIGRGAFGEVRLVQKKDTGHVYAMKILRKADMLEKEQVAHVRAERDVLVEADHQWVVKMYYSFQDPINLYLIMEFLPGGDMMTLLMKKDTLSEECTQFYISETALAIDSIHKLGFIHRDIKPDNLLLDARGHIKLSDFGLCTGLKKSHRTDFYRDLSQAKPSDFMTSCGSGSGGAMDSKRRAESWKRNRRALAYSTVGTPDYIAPEVFLQTGYGPACDCWSLGVIMYEMLIGYPPFCSENPQETYRKVMNWRETLVFPPEVPISEEAKDTIIRFCCEADRRLGAQRGIEELKLAPFFRGVDWEHIRERPAAIPVEVRSIDDTSNFDEFPDVKLEIPSAPMPQDGEVIYKDWVFINYTFKRFEGLTQRGTPTKK
- the trc gene encoding serine/threonine-protein kinase tricornered isoform X6, translating into MAATESTIRFSGHTLDKATKAKVTLENYYSNLIAQHIERKQRLAKLEESLKDEGLSEQQKQEKRLQHAQKETEFLRLKRSRLGVEDFEPLKVIGRGAFGEVRLVQKKDTGHVYAMKILRKADMLEKEQVAHVRAERDVLVEADHQWVVKMYYSFQDPINLYLIMEFLPGGDMMTLLMKKDTLSEECTQFYISETALAIDSIHKLGFIHRDIKPDNLLLDARGHIKLSDFGLCTGLKKSHRTDFYRDLSQAKPSDFMTSCGSGSGGAMDSKRRAESWKRNRRALAYSTVGTPDYIAPEVFLQTGYGPACDCWSLGVIMYEMLIGYPPFCSENPQETYRKVMNWRETLVFPPEVPISEEAKDTIIRFCCEADRRLGAQRGIEELKLAPFFRGVDWEHIRERPAAIPVEVRSIDDTSNFDEFPDVKLEIPSAPMPQDGEVIYKDWVFINYTFKRFEGLTQRGTPTKK
- the trc gene encoding serine/threonine-protein kinase tricornered isoform X2 is translated as MCEEATEVETHHRQTAATTMGVAEDETPSSLTSHPNPNVNNPNQEGVLEMAATESTIRFSGHTLDKATKAKVTLENYYSNLIAQHIERKQRLAKLEESLKDEGLSEQQKQEKRLQHAQKETEFLRLKRSRLGVEDFEPLKVIGRGAFGEVRLVQKKDTGHVYAMKILRKADMLEKEQVAHVRAERDVLVEADHQWVVKMYYSFQDPINLYLIMEFLPGGDMMTLLMKKDTLSEECTQFYISETALAIDSIHKLGFIHRDIKPDNLLLDARGHIKLSDFGLCTGLKKSHRTDFYRDLSQAKPSDFMTSCGSGSGGAMDSKRRAESWKRNRRALAYSTVGTPDYIAPEVFLQTGYGPACDCWSLGVIMYEMLIGYPPFCSENPQETYRKVMNWRETLVFPPEVPISEEAKDTIIRFCCEADRRLGAQRGIEELKLAPFFRGVDWEHIRERPAAIPVEVRSIDDTSNFDEFPDVKLEIPSAPMPQDGEVIYKDWVFINYTFKRFEGLTQRGTPTKK
- the trc gene encoding serine/threonine-protein kinase tricornered isoform X5, encoding MAPFFRRVLEMAATESTIRFSGHTLDKATKAKVTLENYYSNLIAQHIERKQRLAKLEESLKDEGLSEQQKQEKRLQHAQKETEFLRLKRSRLGVEDFEPLKVIGRGAFGEVRLVQKKDTGHVYAMKILRKADMLEKEQVAHVRAERDVLVEADHQWVVKMYYSFQDPINLYLIMEFLPGGDMMTLLMKKDTLSEECTQFYISETALAIDSIHKLGFIHRDIKPDNLLLDARGHIKLSDFGLCTGLKKSHRTDFYRDLSQAKPSDFMTSCGSGSGGAMDSKRRAESWKRNRRALAYSTVGTPDYIAPEVFLQTGYGPACDCWSLGVIMYEMLIGYPPFCSENPQETYRKVMNWRETLVFPPEVPISEEAKDTIIRFCCEADRRLGAQRGIEELKLAPFFRGVDWEHIRERPAAIPVEVRSIDDTSNFDEFPDVKLEIPSAPMPQDGEVIYKDWVFINYTFKRFEGLTQRGTPTKK
- the trc gene encoding serine/threonine-protein kinase tricornered isoform X3; this translates as MYDSELFKTLWTKIGQMCSYVTCAKSYLSGVLEMAATESTIRFSGHTLDKATKAKVTLENYYSNLIAQHIERKQRLAKLEESLKDEGLSEQQKQEKRLQHAQKETEFLRLKRSRLGVEDFEPLKVIGRGAFGEVRLVQKKDTGHVYAMKILRKADMLEKEQVAHVRAERDVLVEADHQWVVKMYYSFQDPINLYLIMEFLPGGDMMTLLMKKDTLSEECTQFYISETALAIDSIHKLGFIHRDIKPDNLLLDARGHIKLSDFGLCTGLKKSHRTDFYRDLSQAKPSDFMTSCGSGSGGAMDSKRRAESWKRNRRALAYSTVGTPDYIAPEVFLQTGYGPACDCWSLGVIMYEMLIGYPPFCSENPQETYRKVMNWRETLVFPPEVPISEEAKDTIIRFCCEADRRLGAQRGIEELKLAPFFRGVDWEHIRERPAAIPVEVRSIDDTSNFDEFPDVKLEIPSAPMPQDGEVIYKDWVFINYTFKRFEGLTQRGTPTKK